The following coding sequences lie in one Synechococcus sp. PCC 7336 genomic window:
- a CDS encoding ectoine synthase, which translates to MESYQSKAQLLEVQMIVRHLDELVNTERDVEWGNGQSRRFLIERDGMGYTVTDTIVHAGTESLLEYTNHLETCYCIEGEGEVEAGGKVHPIKVGTIYALNENDKHYLRAKTDMRLVCMFAPALKGDESHNLSDGDSSCY; encoded by the coding sequence TTGGAGTCTTATCAAAGTAAAGCGCAACTGCTGGAGGTTCAGATGATTGTAAGACACTTGGATGAACTCGTAAATACCGAGCGCGATGTCGAATGGGGTAACGGTCAAAGTCGTCGCTTCTTAATCGAACGCGATGGCATGGGGTATACGGTCACAGATACAATCGTGCATGCAGGTACGGAATCTCTTCTAGAGTATACAAACCACTTAGAGACATGCTATTGCATTGAGGGGGAAGGAGAAGTAGAAGCTGGAGGGAAAGTACACCCAATAAAAGTGGGAACTATCTATGCTCTCAATGAAAATGACAAGCATTACTTACGCGCTAAAACGGATATGCGACTTGTCTGTATGTTTGCACCTGCTTTAAAAGGAGATGAGTCTCATAACTTATCAGATGGTGACTCCTCCTGTTATTAA
- a CDS encoding EamA family transporter: MKLKMAYVLAILAMVTLGIGNFIFKISTDTIGPIYTTLFYYVFGTFIGMSFWWFSEQKSAFQISTQWSGLIWPALAALSIALSVLSFSTALKSLPVSLASTILNLSFIVTTILGLMILKESLSLKDIVAILLAVTSIVIFGLGK, from the coding sequence GTGAAACTGAAAATGGCTTATGTACTTGCAATTCTTGCTATGGTAACTCTCGGCATTGGAAATTTTATTTTTAAGATAAGTACAGATACCATCGGACCGATCTATACAACACTTTTTTATTATGTGTTTGGAACTTTCATCGGAATGTCGTTTTGGTGGTTTTCCGAACAAAAATCTGCATTTCAGATATCTACCCAATGGAGTGGCTTGATTTGGCCTGCCTTGGCCGCATTGTCGATCGCACTGAGTGTATTATCGTTTAGTACGGCTCTCAAATCATTACCTGTCTCACTGGCATCTACAATATTAAACTTATCATTTATTGTTACTACGATCCTTGGATTGATGATTCTAAAAGAGAGCTTGAGCCTCAAAGATATCGTCGCTATTTTATTGGCAGTAACGTCGATCGTTATTTTTGGTTTAGGCAAGTGA
- a CDS encoding amidohydrolase family protein yields the protein MNSTTNHQDRYDLVLKGGRIIDPAQNFDMIADLAIRNNAIASIAPEIPKHKADKIVSVSDRIVCPGLIDLHAHIYEWVVSDSLNADDAGIHAGVTTIVDQGDCGSSSFLGFKAYIVENSITDVRCFPCINILGTASPDSDKLALYSPDMVDVDALVYLAEQNPEIIRGIKAHGESGTMSRWGTEVIQLAREAADRANLPLYFHTGVLFDVDDSNRPEAAQVIDKIIPFVKPGDMFTHCYGARPDGLLGERQQVPQSLIDAVREGLLLDLGHGIHFSFDIARRMLEQGLRPYTISSDVHGDFTALHSDASLNFSLCGVMSKLMALGFTLQEVISGTTLHPARILRSEKEIGTLAIGSRADITILDIVSEAWPFYDSFGEEIFGKERLVPSLVIRDGHLIKPHGRLLRDLKVNDGQNKKIPVTA from the coding sequence ATGAACTCAACAACAAACCATCAAGACCGGTATGACTTAGTTTTAAAAGGAGGTCGAATTATCGACCCAGCACAGAACTTCGATATGATAGCAGACTTGGCTATTCGCAATAATGCCATTGCATCTATTGCCCCTGAAATCCCCAAGCATAAAGCAGATAAGATTGTCTCTGTTTCAGATCGAATAGTCTGCCCAGGACTGATCGACCTTCACGCTCACATTTATGAATGGGTAGTCAGTGATAGCCTCAATGCAGATGATGCCGGTATCCATGCAGGTGTTACAACAATTGTCGATCAAGGCGATTGTGGCTCATCTAGTTTTCTTGGTTTTAAAGCATATATCGTAGAAAATTCAATCACAGATGTACGCTGCTTTCCCTGCATTAATATCTTAGGTACAGCTTCACCCGACAGCGATAAACTAGCACTATATAGTCCCGATATGGTCGATGTTGATGCTTTAGTCTATTTAGCCGAACAAAACCCTGAAATTATTCGGGGAATTAAAGCTCATGGAGAGTCAGGCACAATGTCCCGTTGGGGGACAGAAGTAATACAGCTAGCTCGTGAAGCTGCCGATCGAGCTAATTTACCTCTTTATTTTCATACTGGGGTTCTTTTTGATGTAGATGACTCAAATCGACCAGAAGCAGCACAGGTTATTGACAAAATTATCCCATTCGTCAAACCTGGCGATATGTTTACGCATTGCTATGGCGCTCGACCAGATGGCCTATTGGGAGAACGCCAGCAAGTTCCTCAATCTCTGATTGATGCTGTACGAGAAGGTTTGTTGCTAGACCTAGGTCATGGAATTCATTTTAGCTTTGACATCGCTCGCCGCATGTTAGAGCAGGGTCTACGTCCCTACACAATTAGTAGTGACGTTCATGGAGATTTTACCGCACTTCATAGTGATGCAAGCTTAAACTTTAGCCTATGTGGCGTGATGTCGAAGTTAATGGCATTAGGCTTTACGCTTCAAGAAGTTATATCTGGTACCACTCTTCATCCTGCTCGCATTCTAAGATCTGAAAAAGAAATTGGAACTTTAGCAATTGGTTCGCGTGCAGATATCACCATTCTTGACATCGTATCTGAAGCATGGCCATTCTATGATTCTTTTGGTGAGGAGATATTTGGAAAAGAAAGGTTGGTTCCAAGTTTGGTGATTCGTGACGGACATTTAATTAAGCCACACGGAAGACTACTGAGAGACCTGAAAGTCAATGACGGTCAGAATAAGAAAATTCCTGTAACAGCTTAG
- a CDS encoding NfeD family protein, with protein sequence MIAWQVWAIVGIILLATELIGIPGFLFGSAGVGALLAALVSLVFPLAVQWLVWFWVTVILIFLSRRCVPQQSFDLEESREARSLTEIPAGKKGRVRYSGSIWNAKCEVEDLTIPAGLDLYVIERQGNTLIVMPEHFVNSQPAGS encoded by the coding sequence ATGATTGCTTGGCAAGTATGGGCGATTGTAGGAATTATCCTATTGGCAACCGAGCTAATCGGAATTCCAGGTTTTCTGTTTGGATCGGCAGGCGTAGGGGCATTGCTGGCTGCCCTAGTCTCGTTGGTGTTTCCCCTAGCGGTGCAGTGGCTGGTGTGGTTTTGGGTCACCGTTATTTTGATTTTTCTCTCCCGTAGGTGCGTACCGCAACAGTCTTTCGATTTGGAAGAAAGTCGCGAGGCGCGATCGCTAACGGAAATTCCTGCCGGGAAAAAAGGGCGGGTGCGCTATTCCGGTTCCATTTGGAATGCGAAATGCGAAGTGGAAGACTTAACAATTCCAGCAGGACTGGATCTTTATGTGATCGAGCGTCAAGGCAATACCTTAATTGTCATGCCCGAACATTTCGTCAACTCCCAGCCAGCGGGATCTTAA
- a CDS encoding fatty acid desaturase, whose product MFTPSLSPPEAKAKGIPVRKEQSLSLKSYARHYSSWVNGIAIVYLLGAYTFSIFGISSDIWWLNLIGVIALVHSLMWAAYFAHELFHDNIFSQQELNDWLGEAVLFMTGSCYSRYKDLKHHHIVHHTKRVDLSPFAPFSLTDFLLSLPVPIRKIIVALELIYFPAINLTLRWMIALAPFLSQNRKNERLRNGIILLVRGSLFTGLALYSPKAAIVYFIGYILFLNITQFLECFQHTFPAYGIDRKIPWYSQEHEEENTYTIYISRQWRWLDLLVFLNHNYHNAHHRLMTCPWYLLEKLDDQLYPTEYEQRISVFKLLGNYFKQSYRIRRLFWGQGNVKRTDSGLELENFVGATGISFLMLRKSFDWVEITSNAYSKETYVEG is encoded by the coding sequence ATGTTTACTCCAAGCCTAAGTCCCCCTGAAGCTAAAGCTAAGGGTATTCCTGTAAGAAAAGAGCAATCTTTAAGCCTTAAATCCTATGCACGTCACTATAGCTCTTGGGTCAACGGAATAGCGATAGTATATTTGCTTGGTGCTTACACTTTTTCCATATTTGGAATTTCATCAGATATTTGGTGGCTCAATCTGATAGGGGTTATCGCACTAGTTCACTCTCTAATGTGGGCTGCTTACTTTGCCCACGAGCTATTTCACGACAACATTTTCTCACAGCAAGAATTGAATGATTGGCTTGGCGAAGCGGTGCTCTTCATGACAGGATCTTGCTATAGCCGCTACAAAGACTTGAAACACCATCACATAGTACACCACACAAAGCGAGTAGATCTATCTCCTTTTGCTCCCTTTTCTCTGACAGATTTCCTGTTATCCCTTCCAGTGCCTATTCGAAAGATAATTGTGGCATTAGAGCTTATCTATTTTCCAGCCATTAATCTAACATTGCGTTGGATGATAGCCTTAGCACCTTTCTTAAGTCAAAATCGAAAAAATGAACGCCTCCGAAATGGGATAATTCTCTTAGTAAGAGGGAGTCTATTTACAGGGCTAGCGCTATACTCGCCCAAGGCTGCGATCGTCTATTTCATTGGATATATTCTATTCCTGAACATTACGCAGTTTTTAGAGTGCTTTCAGCATACCTTCCCAGCATATGGAATTGACAGGAAGATCCCGTGGTATAGCCAAGAGCATGAAGAAGAGAACACTTACACAATTTATATATCGCGTCAGTGGCGTTGGCTCGATCTGTTAGTGTTTCTCAATCATAACTACCACAACGCACATCACCGCTTAATGACCTGCCCTTGGTACTTGCTAGAAAAGCTGGATGACCAACTCTATCCAACTGAATACGAGCAAAGAATATCTGTCTTTAAGTTACTTGGTAATTACTTCAAACAGAGCTATCGTATTCGACGATTATTTTGGGGGCAGGGCAACGTAAAAAGGACCGATTCTGGACTTGAGTTAGAAAACTTTGTAGGAGCTACAGGAATCTCCTTTTTGATGCTACGGAAATCATTTGATTGGGTAGAGATAACGTCGAATGCATATTCGAAAGAGACATATGTAGAAGGTTAG
- a CDS encoding Lrp/AsnC family transcriptional regulator has translation MTQPGNLSSSVNQLDSVDREIVALLRIDGRMSFSEIAKRLKIPEATARYRVQRLLQSGTIEISAWPNPDKLGKPHILIVSISVEIQYIDEVAEQLSNMSEIRYVAVITGKYNIMVDVFFGPHEELLVFFEKLHLIPGIINYESQVLIKLLKAEYKYIL, from the coding sequence ATGACTCAACCTGGGAATCTTTCATCTTCTGTTAACCAGCTAGATTCAGTAGATCGGGAGATCGTCGCTTTATTGCGTATTGACGGGCGGATGTCTTTCTCAGAGATTGCTAAACGTTTAAAAATTCCGGAGGCTACAGCTCGCTATAGAGTTCAACGTCTTTTGCAATCAGGAACCATCGAGATATCTGCTTGGCCTAATCCTGATAAGTTAGGCAAGCCTCATATCTTAATTGTTTCAATCTCTGTAGAAATTCAATATATAGATGAAGTTGCAGAGCAATTATCAAATATGAGTGAAATACGATATGTTGCTGTAATTACAGGTAAATATAACATTATGGTAGATGTCTTTTTTGGACCGCATGAAGAGCTATTAGTTTTCTTTGAAAAACTTCACCTCATTCCTGGCATTATCAACTACGAATCCCAAGTCCTAATTAAACTTCTTAAAGCCGAGTATAAATATATTCTCTGA
- a CDS encoding SPFH domain-containing protein, which yields MAAVIGALVLIGIGYFFQSVKIISQGYEALVERLGRYSRKLTPGFSVILFPIELVVFKDTIREQVLDVPPQQCITKDNVSLQADAVVYWRITDMVKTYYAVEDIERALVNLVLTALRSEIGRLELDQTFSSRTEINARLLNELDEATDPWGIKVTRVEVKDINPSRTVQDSMEKQMAAEREKRAAILGSEGKQQARINQAAGEARARVLRAESEKQEKLLRAEGTAEALATIANTLKSGATAESALQFLLAQNYIDMGTTVGQSPSAKVVFVDPASIPATVEGLTAMLNLNSD from the coding sequence ATGGCAGCAGTCATTGGTGCGCTTGTATTAATCGGCATCGGCTATTTTTTTCAATCGGTTAAAATTATTAGCCAAGGATACGAAGCGTTGGTCGAGCGGCTCGGTCGCTATAGCCGCAAGCTCACGCCCGGATTTTCAGTAATTTTGTTTCCAATCGAGTTGGTCGTCTTTAAAGACACGATTCGGGAGCAGGTTTTAGATGTTCCCCCCCAGCAGTGCATCACGAAAGATAATGTCTCGTTGCAGGCTGACGCTGTGGTGTACTGGCGCATTACCGATATGGTGAAAACCTATTATGCGGTGGAAGATATCGAGCGCGCTTTAGTAAATTTGGTCCTCACTGCTTTGCGGTCCGAAATCGGTCGTTTGGAATTAGATCAGACATTCTCCTCCCGCACAGAAATTAATGCTCGTCTATTGAACGAACTAGATGAAGCTACCGATCCCTGGGGGATTAAAGTGACTCGGGTTGAGGTTAAAGATATTAATCCCTCCCGCACGGTGCAAGATTCGATGGAAAAACAAATGGCTGCCGAACGGGAAAAACGGGCGGCTATTTTAGGATCTGAAGGGAAGCAACAGGCCAGAATTAACCAGGCCGCTGGCGAAGCTCGGGCGCGGGTGTTGCGGGCCGAATCAGAAAAACAGGAGAAACTCTTGCGAGCTGAGGGTACAGCGGAGGCGCTGGCTACGATCGCCAATACTCTCAAGAGCGGAGCCACGGCGGAGAGCGCTTTGCAGTTCTTGCTAGCCCAAAATTATATCGATATGGGGACGACAGTCGGTCAAAGTCCCAGTGCGAAGGTGGTATTTGTCGATCCAGCCTCTATCCCAGCCACAGTTGAAGGCTTGACAGCGATGTTGAATCTAAATTCTGACTAA
- a CDS encoding cation diffusion facilitator family transporter gives MRANFSCTCLQPSQFAPDKQWLLSGAIALVASFAAIEWLVGSFSHSLTLRADAGHMLSDTIALAIALCATWLARHPALRSQPIESVAALINGTSLSLVSVLIAWEAIRHIQHPPREILSLPVVATAIVGLAVNGINLRLLHRHSDRDLNLRGAALHVMADILGSIGAIVAALAVWGLGWTWADSAIGFLLAGVVGSSALPLLWDSLRRLVRPKSASPSVPTERSATLPTASLGDISQFARQLRRSEP, from the coding sequence ATGCGCGCGAATTTTAGCTGTACCTGCCTGCAACCCTCTCAGTTCGCCCCCGACAAGCAGTGGCTCCTCAGCGGCGCGATCGCCCTCGTTGCCAGCTTTGCCGCGATTGAATGGCTGGTGGGCTCGTTCAGCCATAGCTTGACTCTACGGGCCGATGCCGGACACATGCTCTCCGACACGATCGCCCTGGCCATTGCTCTTTGCGCCACTTGGCTGGCCCGACATCCGGCTCTGCGATCGCAGCCAATTGAATCCGTTGCCGCCCTCATTAACGGCACCAGCCTCAGTCTCGTGTCGGTTTTGATTGCCTGGGAAGCCATTCGCCACATTCAACATCCCCCCCGCGAAATTCTCAGTCTGCCGGTCGTGGCAACCGCGATCGTCGGACTGGCGGTCAATGGCATCAACCTGCGCCTGCTACACCGCCACAGCGATCGCGATTTAAATCTGCGGGGGGCTGCTTTACACGTGATGGCAGATATCCTGGGCTCGATCGGAGCGATTGTGGCAGCGCTAGCGGTTTGGGGTCTGGGCTGGACCTGGGCCGATAGCGCGATCGGTTTCCTACTGGCGGGAGTGGTGGGCAGTAGTGCTCTACCGCTGCTGTGGGATAGCCTGCGACGGTTAGTTCGGCCCAAATCTGCATCTCCTTCTGTCCCAACCGAGCGCTCGGCTACGCTTCCCACCGCAAGCCTAGGAGATATCAGTCAATTTGCCCGACAGCTAAGGCGATCGGAACCCTAA
- a CDS encoding ABC transporter substrate-binding protein: MVLGDRPLSCSRRRFLAWCGGAGVVLASCGPSSNSSGTVAGGNSNQRIAMGITDRIRTLDPADAFEPVSLNILLNLGETLYTYAPGQTELEPLLARKMPTVSDGGTTYRIPLREGVWFHDGSAFNAEAMAFSLQRFVRNGGRPAFLLADNVRSITATGELELTIRLSSPFSAFTAVLAFPGTCAVSPAAHAIGEFTPEAVVATGRYRLQDYAENSRLVLDRHEAYWGEPALNEGIDIQFFNTGATLLNAFKSGSIDLAFQTLEPNQIQTLLDERETRNWQVASQTSSLIRYLVLNVTQPPLDRLEVRQAIAAAINRTLLEERVFLNQASPLYSLIPNTVAGAQPAFLTAYEEHAIDTAKSLLLDAGFSPGNPAVTTLWHAAGNSRGELIASTLKASLEADLAGLFELELRSVEAATLFSNLDKGIYPMVLLSWAPDFIDPDNYLHPFVSCDRAEDGICTAGSTYLHGSYFYDRTIDNLVRQQRLETDARARADLLAEVQQQIADRVPFIPLVQGVDYIFGAPQVSGLQLTGAQAVPLWLVAKGS; encoded by the coding sequence ATGGTTCTCGGCGATCGCCCTCTATCCTGTTCCCGCCGCCGATTTCTAGCTTGGTGTGGCGGTGCGGGAGTCGTCTTGGCAAGCTGCGGTCCATCCTCCAATTCAAGCGGGACTGTGGCTGGAGGCAACTCCAATCAACGCATTGCCATGGGCATCACCGATCGCATCCGCACCCTCGATCCGGCAGATGCCTTCGAGCCCGTTTCCCTCAACATCCTGCTCAATCTCGGCGAGACCCTCTATACTTACGCACCGGGACAGACGGAGTTAGAGCCGCTGCTGGCTCGCAAGATGCCGACGGTGAGTGACGGTGGCACAACCTACAGGATTCCGTTGCGCGAGGGCGTTTGGTTTCACGATGGTTCGGCATTCAATGCCGAAGCGATGGCGTTTTCGCTACAGCGGTTCGTCCGCAATGGCGGACGACCGGCCTTTCTGCTGGCGGACAATGTGAGATCGATAACAGCGACTGGCGAGCTGGAGCTGACGATTCGGCTCAGCTCCCCCTTCAGTGCCTTTACTGCCGTGTTGGCGTTTCCCGGCACCTGCGCCGTTTCGCCTGCAGCCCACGCGATCGGGGAGTTTACCCCCGAAGCTGTCGTGGCAACGGGTCGCTATCGACTGCAGGACTATGCCGAAAACAGCCGTCTCGTGCTCGATCGCCACGAGGCCTACTGGGGTGAACCAGCCCTCAACGAAGGCATAGACATTCAATTTTTCAATACTGGCGCGACCTTGCTGAACGCTTTTAAGAGTGGGTCAATCGATCTGGCGTTCCAAACCCTCGAACCGAACCAAATCCAAACCCTGTTAGACGAGCGGGAAACTCGCAATTGGCAAGTGGCCTCCCAAACCAGTTCCTTGATTCGCTATCTCGTCCTCAACGTCACCCAACCCCCGCTCGATCGCTTGGAAGTGCGTCAGGCGATCGCCGCTGCCATCAACCGCACGCTGCTCGAAGAGCGGGTGTTTCTCAACCAAGCTTCTCCCCTCTATTCCCTCATTCCCAATACTGTTGCGGGGGCGCAACCTGCCTTTTTGACTGCCTATGAGGAACACGCGATCGATACAGCCAAATCCCTATTGCTCGATGCAGGCTTCAGCCCCGGCAATCCCGCCGTCACGACGCTGTGGCATGCAGCGGGTAACTCTCGGGGGGAGTTGATTGCCTCTACCCTGAAAGCTTCGCTTGAAGCCGATCTGGCAGGGTTGTTTGAGTTGGAATTGCGATCGGTGGAAGCCGCAACGTTATTTAGCAATCTGGATAAAGGCATTTACCCAATGGTGCTGCTCTCTTGGGCGCCTGATTTTATCGATCCAGACAATTATCTCCATCCCTTTGTGTCCTGCGATCGCGCGGAGGACGGTATTTGCACGGCGGGCTCCACCTACTTGCACGGCTCGTATTTCTACGATCGCACGATCGACAATCTGGTGCGACAGCAGCGCCTGGAGACAGACGCTCGAGCTCGTGCTGACTTGCTGGCTGAAGTTCAGCAACAAATTGCCGATCGCGTTCCTTTTATTCCCCTCGTGCAGGGGGTGGATTATATTTTTGGGGCTCCGCAGGTCAGCGGTTTGCAGTTGACTGGCGCTCAGGCAGTACCGTTGTGGTTAGTGGCAAAGGGCTCCTGA
- a CDS encoding NAD(P)H-quinone oxidoreductase subunit 4: protein MNLPSSPSEFPWLTAVILFPVVAALAIPFIPDREGKGRPIRWYALVIGLIDLLMLVAGFYTSYDLDSSGLQMVERYDWIPQIGLSWSVGADGLSMPLILLTAFITTLATLAAWPVTFKPRLFYCLLLFMYGGQIGVFAVQDMLLFFLMWELELIPVYLLLSIWGGKKRLYAATKFILYTAGGSLFILVSALAMAFFGDTVTFDMTALAEKSYPFALQILLYGAFLIAYGVKLPIIPLHTWLPDAHGEATAPVHMLLAGILLKMGGYALMRMNVGMLPDAHVYFAPVLIVLGTVNIIYAALTSFAQRNLKRKIAYSSISHMGFVLIGIGCLTEIGMSGAMLQMISHGLIGASLFFLVGATYDRTHTLELEEMGGVGLKMPRIFSMFTICSMASLALPGMSGFVAEVMVFLGLATSTAFNPAFTTTMVILAAVGVILTPIYLLSMLRQIFFGPENEELVSHEELIDAEPREVFVIACLIVPIIGLGMYPKLMTQVYDVKTNALVATLLDSLERPAASEIALEAPAAWISPTATLLQAPEIP from the coding sequence ATGAATTTGCCCAGTTCCCCAAGTGAATTTCCCTGGCTGACAGCGGTGATTTTATTTCCTGTTGTAGCCGCTTTAGCCATTCCCTTTATTCCCGATCGCGAGGGCAAAGGCCGTCCGATTCGCTGGTATGCCTTAGTCATCGGCCTGATCGACCTGCTGATGCTCGTCGCCGGGTTTTACACCAGTTACGACCTGGACAGTTCGGGGTTGCAAATGGTCGAACGTTACGACTGGATCCCCCAAATCGGCCTCAGTTGGTCGGTGGGTGCAGACGGGCTGTCTATGCCTCTGATTCTGCTGACCGCCTTTATCACGACGCTGGCAACGCTAGCGGCCTGGCCCGTTACCTTTAAGCCCCGCCTATTTTACTGCCTGCTGCTGTTCATGTACGGCGGTCAGATTGGCGTGTTTGCCGTTCAAGATATGCTCCTGTTTTTCCTCATGTGGGAGTTGGAGCTGATTCCGGTTTACTTGCTGCTGTCCATTTGGGGCGGCAAGAAGCGACTGTATGCAGCCACCAAGTTTATTCTCTACACCGCAGGGGGATCGCTGTTTATTTTGGTGTCAGCCTTGGCGATGGCCTTCTTCGGCGATACGGTCACGTTTGACATGACCGCTCTGGCGGAGAAATCTTATCCCTTCGCCTTGCAGATACTCCTGTATGGAGCTTTCCTCATCGCTTACGGCGTCAAGCTGCCCATTATCCCCCTGCACACTTGGTTGCCCGATGCCCACGGCGAAGCCACAGCCCCCGTCCACATGCTGCTGGCAGGAATTCTGCTGAAGATGGGGGGCTATGCCCTCATGCGCATGAATGTCGGCATGTTGCCCGATGCCCACGTCTATTTCGCGCCGGTTTTGATTGTTTTGGGGACAGTAAACATCATCTATGCGGCACTCACCTCTTTTGCACAACGCAACCTCAAGCGCAAGATTGCCTATTCCTCGATTAGTCACATGGGCTTCGTGCTGATCGGGATTGGCTGCTTGACAGAGATCGGCATGAGTGGCGCGATGCTGCAGATGATCTCCCACGGTTTGATTGGGGCCAGTTTGTTCTTCTTGGTGGGGGCCACCTACGATCGCACCCACACGCTCGAACTGGAGGAAATGGGGGGTGTCGGTTTGAAAATGCCCCGTATCTTCTCGATGTTCACCATCTGCTCGATGGCCTCTCTCGCCCTGCCGGGAATGAGCGGATTTGTGGCCGAGGTCATGGTGTTTTTAGGGCTGGCCACCAGTACGGCCTTTAATCCCGCCTTCACCACTACGATGGTGATCTTGGCGGCGGTGGGCGTGATTCTGACCCCCATTTACCTCCTGTCGATGCTGCGCCAGATCTTCTTCGGTCCCGAAAATGAGGAACTCGTCTCCCACGAAGAACTCATTGACGCCGAACCCCGCGAGGTCTTCGTAATTGCTTGCCTGATAGTCCCTATTATCGGTTTGGGCATGTATCCCAAGTTGATGACCCAGGTCTATGACGTGAAAACGAATGCTCTCGTCGCAACTCTGCTTGACTCGTTGGAGCGGCCCGCAGCTTCGGAAATTGCACTCGAAGCTCCTGCCGCCTGGATATCTCCGACCGCCACTCTGCTGCAGGCACCAGAGATTCCTTAG